A region of Esox lucius isolate fEsoLuc1 chromosome 3, fEsoLuc1.pri, whole genome shotgun sequence DNA encodes the following proteins:
- the rab31 gene encoding ras-related protein Rab-31 has protein sequence MAIRELKVCLLGDTGVGKSSIVCRFVQDHFDHNISPTIGASFLTKTVPCGHELHKFLIWDTAGQERFHSLAPMYYRGSAAAVIVYDITRLDSFQTLKKWVKELKEHGPDDIVVAIAGNKNDLGDIREVPMKEAKDFAESIAAIFIETSARNAVNVDELFQKISKQIPPLDNPEVDSNESFKITRQPPPSNKRCC, from the exons ATGGCCATAAGGGAACTAAAAGTGTGTCTTCTTGGG GATACTGGAGTGGGAAAGTCTAGTATTGTGTGCAGGTTTGTGCAAGACCATTTCGACCACAACATCAGCCCAACAATAGG gGCATCATTTTTAACCAAGACCGTGCCGTGTGGACATGAACTACACAAATTCCTCATCTGGGACACAGCAGGGCAGGAAAGG TTCCACTCGTTGGCCCCCATGTACTACAGAGGCTCTGCCGCGGCTGTCATCGTCTATGACATCACGAGACTG GATTCCTTTCAGACCCTGAAGAAGTGGGTGAAGGAGCTGAAGGAGCATGGCCCTGACGACATCGTTGTAGCCATCGCGGGGAACAAGAATGACCTGGGTGACATTAG GGAGGTTCCCATGAAGGAAGCTAAGGACTTTGCTGAGTCGATTGCAGCTATTTTCATCGAGACCAGCGCCAGAAACGCTGTCAATGTGGACGAGCTCTTTCAAAAGATCA GTAAACAGATTCCGCCCCTGGACAATCCAGAAGTCGACAGTAACGAGTCCTTCAAGATCACCCGACAGCCCCCCCCGTCCAACAAACGTTGCTGCTAA